The following are from one region of the Methanofastidiosum sp. genome:
- a CDS encoding SRPBCC domain-containing protein, which translates to MIVLKDTIQINAPPEKVFEFFLNMDKERYILWHPQDHVEFHFEKGNRIEEGAIAYFEEYIHGELHKMKIVYKNIIQNRQIEFMLTNLFWRIFLTKSKFLIELKNGGCEFKAYNYYKLGPISSRSERSKINCSS; encoded by the coding sequence ATGATTGTGTTAAAAGATACCATACAGATTAATGCCCCACCAGAAAAAGTATTTGAATTTTTTTTAAATATGGACAAGGAACGATATATTTTATGGCATCCTCAGGATCATGTAGAATTTCACTTTGAAAAAGGGAATAGAATTGAAGAAGGGGCAATTGCTTATTTTGAGGAGTATATTCATGGCGAACTACATAAAATGAAGATTGTTTACAAAAATATTATTCAAAATAGGCAAATAGAATTCATGCTTACTAATCTTTTTTGGCGTATTTTCTTAACTAAAAGCAAGTTCTTAATTGAACTTAAAAATGGTGGGTGCGAATTTAAAGCCTATAATTACTATAAATTAGGGCCAATTTCTTCAAGATCTGAAAGGTCAAAAATCAATTGTAGCAGTTAA
- a CDS encoding PadR family transcriptional regulator, translating into MQQNPKLNIEEIIHSLKHKNPVIISELLILGILSYKELSGYEIYKLFEKKSEITDPILKLNKATVYNSLRNMEKQGFVTVKERIEDVKKPTKSIYSLSESGLDRLKKILIDSSENPVNAYINIYVDLFFYKIFDKEQIKKIILQKISQNKALIQILKMYVKAWPDNIVGLMSQSQIGIYENITETLNKILILLEDKSVEEIFSFKEFSEKELFEKLSQFNIKS; encoded by the coding sequence ATGCAACAAAATCCAAAATTAAATATAGAAGAGATAATACATTCACTGAAACATAAAAACCCTGTGATTATATCTGAGCTATTAATACTTGGCATCCTAAGCTATAAAGAATTGAGCGGATACGAGATATATAAACTATTTGAAAAAAAGTCAGAGATAACTGACCCTATACTCAAGTTGAATAAAGCAACAGTATATAATTCATTAAGAAATATGGAAAAACAAGGATTTGTAACAGTAAAAGAGAGAATTGAAGATGTCAAAAAACCTACAAAATCAATATATTCCCTCTCAGAATCTGGGCTGGATCGTTTAAAAAAAATATTAATCGATAGTTCAGAAAATCCAGTTAATGCTTATATAAATATTTACGTTGATCTCTTTTTTTATAAAATATTTGACAAGGAACAAATTAAGAAAATTATCCTTCAAAAAATAAGTCAAAATAAAGCCTTGATCCAAATATTAAAAATGTATGTTAAAGCTTGGCCAGACAATATCGTGGGGCTCATGTCTCAAAGCCAGATTGGCATATATGAAAATATAACTGAAACCCTAAACAAAATCCTGATTTTATTGGAAGATAAATCCGTGGAAGAAATCTTCAGTTTTAAAGAATTTAGTGAAAAAGAATTGTTTGAAAAATTAAGTCAATTTAATATCAAGAGTTAA
- a CDS encoding metal-dependent transcriptional regulator, translating to MSEEIIEESLEYIWAMREQNDETIENFVKGIPIRCNFSQIAGDLTPADVLNNLEKEGYIQVQNNKIKFRKKGEEIGKKIIRRHRLTERLLKDILQMTIDEIEEPACRLEHTITEGLEDSICALLGHPSACPHGFEIPSGNCCKNVSKVLEPIIVSLEDMEAGSEGIIMYLVTKSHPRLQRLSTLGLSPGSKIKISQTFPTFVIQIDETQIALEKSIAKDIFIRKINGENHHRRRHRRGLF from the coding sequence ATGTCAGAAGAGATAATTGAAGAATCGCTTGAATATATATGGGCTATGAGAGAACAAAATGACGAAACTATAGAAAATTTTGTCAAAGGTATCCCTATAAGGTGTAATTTTTCTCAAATTGCAGGTGATTTGACTCCTGCGGATGTTTTGAATAATCTGGAAAAAGAAGGATACATTCAGGTTCAAAATAACAAGATTAAGTTCAGGAAGAAAGGAGAAGAAATTGGTAAAAAAATAATAAGGAGACATAGACTTACCGAGAGACTTCTTAAAGATATACTCCAAATGACAATTGACGAAATAGAGGAGCCCGCATGCAGACTTGAGCATACAATCACAGAAGGGCTTGAAGATTCTATATGTGCCCTTTTAGGACATCCAAGTGCATGCCCACATGGATTTGAGATACCCTCGGGGAATTGTTGTAAGAATGTGTCAAAAGTATTAGAGCCAATTATAGTTTCACTCGAAGACATGGAAGCGGGAAGTGAAGGTATAATAATGTATCTTGTCACTAAAAGTCATCCACGGCTCCAGAGACTTTCAACTCTGGGATTAAGTCCAGGTTCTAAGATAAAAATTAGTCAAACATTCCCGACATTTGTAATACAAATAGATGAAACACAAATTGCATTGGAAAAAAGTATTGCAAAGGACATCTTCATTCGGAAGATTAATGGTGAAAATCATCACAGGCGCAGACATAGACGAGGATTATTCTAA
- the feoB gene encoding ferrous iron transport protein B produces MDKRIALVGSPNVGKSVIFSHLTGKYVTVSNYPGTTVELSRGKGLLGIKKVDIIDTPGSNSLIPMSEDEEVTRNVLFSSEIDYVIQVADEKNLQRALMISSELSEIGLPFTLVLNMADEARRKGVIIDIDRLSKILGVPVVETVAVEGKGIAKMKKSILNSSKSYIKVNYGKLESSVEKLTKILGNRGKAIMVLSDESYAERVLKDKKKMEEIKEIIAKEKESIPVPLFYYIREKRREETLHILKKVKKEEKILKTQLSEKLSNLTLNPVTGIPIFLGIVLLLYQFVGFFGAQIMVEFLEEKLFGDIINPGLIYIFDNYVPNNFISRMFVGEFGIITMALTYAIAIIFPIVLTFFIAFGLLEDSGYFPRLAVMGNKPLKILGLNGKAILPLILGCGCVTMATITVRTLDSKKERIIATLLLALGVPCSAQIAVIFAMASALSFNALLFILVVVLLQLILVGSLSSRIIKGQASDFIMELPPLRIPKFSNILYKTLMRLEWYIKEVIPIFILGTLSLFFLNEFEILGIIERLFSPIVVGFLELPIEAARAFLMGFFRRDYGAAGLFQLQDLGLMSNVQTVVSLIVITLFVPCIANLFVIIKERGTKIAAMIFVFVLLYAIFVGGVTNIFLKYTGIMF; encoded by the coding sequence ATGGACAAAAGAATAGCACTTGTCGGGAGTCCAAATGTTGGTAAAAGTGTAATTTTTTCTCATCTTACTGGTAAGTACGTGACTGTATCGAACTACCCTGGGACAACAGTTGAATTGTCAAGAGGAAAGGGGCTTTTAGGAATAAAAAAGGTAGATATAATTGATACGCCTGGATCAAACAGTCTCATCCCAATGTCTGAAGATGAAGAAGTAACTAGGAATGTATTATTTTCTAGTGAAATTGATTATGTAATCCAAGTAGCAGACGAAAAGAATCTACAGAGAGCTTTAATGATATCTTCCGAGCTTTCTGAGATTGGGCTACCTTTTACTCTTGTTTTAAACATGGCTGATGAAGCTAGGAGAAAAGGAGTAATTATAGACATTGATAGGCTCTCAAAGATACTTGGTGTCCCTGTTGTTGAAACTGTTGCTGTTGAAGGTAAAGGCATAGCCAAAATGAAGAAATCGATATTAAATTCATCAAAATCGTATATTAAAGTGAACTATGGAAAGCTTGAAAGCTCTGTTGAAAAACTAACAAAAATACTCGGAAATAGAGGAAAAGCAATAATGGTGCTGTCAGACGAATCATATGCAGAAAGGGTTCTAAAAGACAAGAAAAAAATGGAAGAAATAAAAGAAATAATAGCAAAAGAAAAAGAATCTATTCCTGTACCACTTTTTTATTATATCCGGGAGAAAAGACGAGAAGAAACTCTCCACATTTTGAAAAAAGTCAAAAAAGAAGAGAAGATCTTAAAAACACAATTATCTGAAAAACTGAGCAATCTGACCTTAAATCCTGTTACAGGCATACCAATATTTTTGGGAATAGTATTATTGCTTTACCAGTTTGTAGGATTTTTTGGAGCTCAAATAATGGTTGAGTTCTTAGAAGAAAAATTATTTGGCGATATAATAAATCCAGGCCTTATTTACATTTTTGATAATTATGTCCCTAATAATTTTATATCTAGAATGTTTGTTGGAGAGTTTGGAATAATCACAATGGCACTAACATATGCAATTGCAATCATATTTCCTATTGTCTTGACATTTTTCATAGCTTTTGGTCTTCTAGAAGATTCAGGTTATTTCCCAAGGTTAGCAGTTATGGGCAATAAACCTTTGAAGATCTTAGGGCTCAATGGAAAAGCAATACTACCCCTTATATTGGGATGCGGATGCGTAACTATGGCCACAATTACAGTAAGAACATTAGATTCAAAAAAAGAGAGAATAATTGCAACACTTCTCTTGGCACTGGGAGTTCCATGTTCTGCCCAAATAGCTGTCATTTTTGCCATGGCATCTGCACTTTCTTTCAATGCATTGCTATTCATCTTAGTCGTAGTTTTGCTTCAATTAATACTTGTTGGGTCATTGTCTTCAAGGATAATCAAAGGCCAAGCCTCTGACTTTATAATGGAACTACCACCTCTCAGAATCCCAAAGTTTTCAAATATTCTTTATAAGACTTTAATGAGATTAGAATGGTACATAAAAGAAGTTATACCTATATTTATACTGGGAACACTATCCTTGTTTTTTCTTAATGAATTCGAAATACTGGGGATAATTGAAAGATTATTTTCTCCTATTGTTGTTGGATTTCTCGAACTGCCGATAGAAGCTGCAAGAGCATTTTTGATGGGATTTTTTAGAAGAGATTATGGGGCGGCAGGATTATTTCAATTACAGGACCTTGGTTTAATGTCAAATGTTCAGACTGTTGTAAGTTTAATTGTAATAACACTTTTCGTCCCATGTATTGCTAATCTTTTTGTGATAATCAAAGAGAGAGGTACAAAGATAGCGGCAATGATATTTGTTTTTGTTCTTCTATATGCAATCTTTGTTGGAGGAGTTACAAATATATTTCTTAAGTACACTGGTATAATGTTTTAG
- a CDS encoding metal-dependent transcriptional regulator codes for MPKQDVEEYLEAILDIAIEKEVAKTTDIAQFMNVSPSSVTEEIQRLNKNNLIFYEPYKGVRLTEKGLKIANKIKRKHRIVEIFLNDYLKINLDIVHEEACKMEHCISDEVTDALCKMAGGPSKCPCGKDIPKCDPDADCEICLRR; via the coding sequence ATGCCAAAACAGGATGTAGAAGAATATCTGGAGGCTATACTTGATATCGCTATAGAAAAAGAGGTAGCGAAGACAACAGATATTGCGCAATTTATGAATGTTTCACCATCAAGCGTAACAGAGGAAATACAAAGACTAAATAAAAATAATTTGATTTTTTATGAGCCTTATAAAGGTGTTAGATTAACTGAAAAAGGATTGAAAATAGCTAATAAAATAAAAAGAAAGCACAGGATAGTTGAAATATTTCTGAATGACTATCTCAAAATCAATCTAGATATTGTTCATGAAGAGGCATGTAAAATGGAACATTGTATCTCCGATGAAGTTACTGATGCTTTATGCAAAATGGCCGGAGGACCTTCAAAATGTCCTTGTGGCAAAGATATACCAAAATGTGATCCAGATGCAGACTGTGAAATTTGTTTGAGGCGATAA
- the cofC gene encoding 2-phospho-L-lactate guanylyltransferase translates to MTLPVLLPLKSVNFSKSRLNEVLGNNKKYLIIALLEDMISLLQNFPEVEIYLLTKKENSEILPNGLPVKIIFEDEVDLNGALEKGITLLKKKENKVLILPLDLPFINETDIKNIISISQNGCGSVSPSSRGGTSALLLPLDVNFKLQFGENSFEKHAAEFQKNNISFKILNSDTLFYDLDTPEDVLRVLAIKPDTSTYNLLKDIIPESDNYVTLRGK, encoded by the coding sequence ATGACATTACCTGTATTGCTGCCTTTGAAATCTGTCAATTTCTCAAAATCTAGATTAAACGAGGTCTTAGGAAACAATAAAAAATACCTCATTATAGCATTACTAGAGGATATGATTTCTCTTCTCCAAAATTTTCCTGAAGTTGAAATATATCTACTAACAAAGAAGGAGAATAGTGAGATCCTGCCAAATGGATTACCTGTAAAAATTATATTTGAAGATGAAGTTGATCTTAACGGAGCACTTGAAAAAGGAATTACTCTATTGAAGAAAAAAGAAAATAAAGTTTTGATTTTACCATTAGACTTACCTTTCATCAATGAGACCGATATCAAGAATATTATTTCTATTTCACAAAACGGATGTGGTTCAGTATCGCCTTCATCTAGGGGTGGAACTTCTGCATTGTTGTTACCTTTAGACGTAAATTTCAAATTACAGTTTGGAGAAAATAGTTTTGAAAAACATGCGGCCGAATTTCAAAAAAATAATATTTCATTTAAAATATTAAATTCGGATACTTTGTTTTATGATCTTGACACACCAGAAGACGTCTTGAGGGTGTTAGCTATCAAACCAGACACTTCTACATATAATTTATTAAAAGATATTATTCCTGAATCAGACAATTATGTCACATTAAGGGGTAAATAA
- a CDS encoding 2-phospho-L-lactate transferase, whose translation MITVLSGGGGGAKFVDGLSSITKNFSAIVNTGDDIEIYGLHVSPDVDTLMYTLSGEIDVKKGWGIKNDTFICQNYLKSLGYEDWILLGDKDLAVHIKRTELLKEGKTLTEVTSELCKRFGVNIPLIPMTDDFFQTFIELENKLIHFEEYYIKRPEGKINNIIYKGIDQAKPSDSFLDALENSEWVIIPPSNPLVSIGTIISLKGVRKILSEKKVIGVSPLIQGKAVKGPLVELMNSSSYEANSFGVAKYYKDILDIFIIDSLEPSLLEKIKGEFGMDVIMTDTLMRNREDRARLCKFVIKRMEMQ comes from the coding sequence TTGATAACAGTACTTTCTGGTGGTGGCGGAGGGGCAAAATTTGTTGACGGTCTTTCTAGCATTACCAAAAATTTTTCGGCCATTGTAAATACTGGTGATGACATTGAGATTTATGGGCTGCATGTTTCGCCTGATGTAGACACGCTTATGTATACTCTTTCTGGAGAAATTGATGTTAAGAAAGGATGGGGAATAAAAAATGATACTTTCATTTGTCAGAATTATCTAAAATCATTGGGCTATGAAGACTGGATACTCCTAGGGGATAAAGATTTAGCTGTGCATATCAAGAGGACTGAACTTCTTAAAGAAGGTAAAACTTTGACTGAAGTAACATCTGAACTTTGCAAAAGATTTGGAGTAAATATTCCTTTAATTCCAATGACCGATGATTTCTTTCAGACATTCATTGAATTAGAAAATAAATTAATTCATTTTGAAGAATATTACATAAAAAGACCCGAAGGAAAGATAAATAATATTATCTATAAGGGAATAGATCAGGCTAAACCATCTGATAGTTTTCTTGATGCACTTGAGAACTCAGAATGGGTTATCATACCTCCTTCAAATCCACTAGTTAGTATAGGTACAATAATATCTCTAAAGGGTGTACGAAAGATACTTTCTGAAAAAAAAGTTATTGGTGTTTCTCCGCTTATCCAGGGTAAGGCTGTCAAAGGTCCACTAGTTGAACTTATGAATTCATCAAGCTATGAAGCAAACTCGTTTGGAGTTGCAAAATACTATAAAGATATATTGGATATATTTATAATCGATTCTCTTGAACCTAGTCTATTAGAAAAGATTAAAGGAGAATTTGGGATGGATGTCATCATGACAGATACTCTAATGAGAAATCGGGAGGACAGAGCTAGACTTTGTAAGTTTGTAATTAAAAGGATGGAAATGCAATGA
- a CDS encoding nitroreductase family protein → MDINPIIKRKTIRKFKDIKIQKEDMMSLIEAATQAPSAHNFQPWEFLLIDSTEVKENLSSKMATTWINNLKKDGKPLNEIQDRVNLSKRRINNAPFIIIPCFDTSKVEKYGDERDNAEFIMGVQSVALASENILLKATEKGFGVLWLCAPLFCPEDIREVLEIPNHIIPQEILIIGIPDEDPIKPKRRDLKDVIHYNGW, encoded by the coding sequence ATGGACATTAATCCAATAATTAAAAGAAAAACGATAAGAAAATTTAAAGATATCAAAATTCAAAAAGAAGACATGATGTCCTTAATTGAAGCAGCAACGCAGGCACCTTCGGCCCATAATTTTCAACCATGGGAATTTTTACTAATTGATTCAACTGAAGTTAAAGAAAATCTCTCCTCAAAGATGGCTACAACCTGGATCAATAATCTAAAAAAAGATGGTAAACCTCTAAATGAGATCCAAGACCGGGTGAATTTGTCAAAGAGAAGAATAAATAACGCCCCTTTTATTATCATACCTTGCTTCGATACATCAAAAGTAGAAAAATATGGGGATGAGAGAGATAATGCAGAATTTATCATGGGGGTACAGAGTGTGGCACTGGCTTCAGAGAATATTCTGCTTAAAGCTACTGAAAAAGGATTTGGTGTACTATGGCTTTGCGCGCCTCTCTTTTGTCCTGAAGATATAAGAGAAGTTCTTGAGATCCCTAACCATATCATACCGCAGGAGATTCTAATAATTGGCATACCTGACGAAGATCCAATAAAACCAAAAAGAAGAGATCTAAAGGATGTAATCCATTACAATGGGTGGTAG
- a CDS encoding sodium:alanine symporter family protein yields MSVLEIISDFIATLDSIIWGPMMLVLLVGTGIYLTIILRGIQFRRLFVSIKNLLESAFKKEDLQGDIPSFQALTTALSATVGTGNIAGVATAIVMGGPGALFWMWVTSIVGMATKFSEVVLGVRYREKNPDGEFSGGPMHYIQKGFKEKYNIDAKALAILFSIFGVIASFGIGSMAQANSVILAIISNVGKGAVISMPIFGDVFAASAILGVILVLLTALVIFGGIRRIGEVTSYLVPFMSILYLITASAIIIIHYDRIPYAFASVIRYAFSPTAFTGGIAGFAVSRAIRFGIARGVFSNEAGLGSAPIAHAAAKTPHPVRQGTLAIVEVFIDTIILCSMTGFVILESNLDIWGGDLTSSALTSAAFAQTLGIFGTMVVVSCSVLFGYSTILGWSYYGEKCFEYLFGVKRKYLYKIFFLSTVFFGSVTYVDIVWNISDIFNGLMAIPNLIALVALSGIVVEEVRNYFK; encoded by the coding sequence ATGAGTGTTTTAGAAATTATTTCCGATTTTATAGCAACATTGGATTCCATAATTTGGGGCCCTATGATGTTGGTATTATTGGTTGGAACTGGTATATATCTCACAATTATTTTGAGAGGTATACAATTTAGAAGACTTTTTGTTTCCATCAAAAATTTGTTAGAAAGTGCGTTTAAGAAGGAAGATCTTCAAGGAGATATTCCTTCATTCCAGGCACTTACAACAGCTCTTTCAGCGACAGTTGGAACTGGTAATATTGCTGGTGTTGCAACTGCCATTGTTATGGGGGGTCCCGGAGCTCTTTTTTGGATGTGGGTAACTTCTATTGTGGGCATGGCCACTAAATTCTCTGAAGTTGTTTTGGGAGTAAGATACAGAGAGAAAAATCCTGATGGAGAATTCTCCGGAGGACCAATGCACTATATCCAGAAAGGATTCAAGGAAAAGTATAATATCGATGCTAAGGCATTGGCAATTCTATTTTCTATATTTGGAGTTATTGCTTCCTTTGGTATAGGTAGCATGGCACAGGCAAATTCTGTTATTTTAGCCATAATTTCTAATGTTGGCAAAGGCGCTGTGATATCTATGCCCATCTTTGGAGATGTATTTGCAGCTTCAGCAATTCTCGGGGTGATATTAGTCCTCCTTACTGCACTTGTTATATTCGGTGGAATCAGGAGGATAGGAGAGGTCACATCATATCTTGTTCCATTTATGAGCATCCTTTACTTAATAACTGCTTCAGCTATTATAATTATACACTACGATAGAATACCCTATGCATTTGCATCTGTAATAAGATATGCTTTTTCCCCAACAGCTTTTACTGGGGGGATAGCTGGATTTGCAGTATCAAGGGCAATTAGATTTGGAATCGCGAGGGGAGTATTCTCTAATGAAGCAGGGCTGGGCAGTGCTCCAATAGCTCACGCTGCAGCAAAAACCCCTCATCCTGTTAGACAGGGAACCCTAGCAATAGTTGAAGTATTCATTGACACAATAATTCTATGTTCTATGACTGGATTTGTTATACTTGAAAGCAACCTTGACATATGGGGCGGAGACCTTACTTCATCAGCTTTAACAAGTGCAGCATTCGCCCAGACTCTTGGGATTTTTGGAACCATGGTTGTAGTATCATGTTCCGTCTTATTTGGTTATTCAACTATCCTTGGATGGTCTTACTACGGTGAAAAATGTTTTGAATATCTCTTTGGTGTAAAGAGAAAATATCTTTACAAAATCTTCTTCTTATCCACTGTATTTTTTGGATCTGTTACTTATGTAGACATAGTATGGAATATATCTGATATATTTAACGGGCTTATGGCAATACCTAACTTAATAGCGCTCGTTGCTTTGAGTGGGATTGTAGTTGAGGAAGTAAGAAATTATTTTAAATAG
- a CDS encoding pyridoxamine 5'-phosphate oxidase family protein has product MNRKDREIKNFGEIEKVINKAKVLRLAVCEDNNPYVIPLNFGYKEKCIYIHSSKKGMKIDILKKNNKVSFEIDDGHELVLSKKACDFSMKYISIVGYGKAHFISDSNEKKHALDIIMSHYSEGDFEYSLKELEKICIIRIDIESMTGKKS; this is encoded by the coding sequence ATGAACAGGAAAGACAGGGAGATAAAAAATTTTGGTGAAATTGAAAAAGTAATAAATAAAGCAAAGGTTCTAAGGCTTGCAGTTTGTGAAGATAATAACCCTTATGTCATACCGTTAAACTTTGGGTATAAGGAAAAATGCATCTATATACACTCTTCAAAAAAAGGGATGAAAATTGATATTTTAAAGAAAAACAATAAGGTATCATTTGAAATTGATGATGGTCATGAACTAGTTCTATCTAAAAAAGCATGTGATTTTTCTATGAAATATATTAGTATTGTAGGATATGGCAAGGCCCATTTCATTTCTGATTCAAATGAAAAAAAACATGCGCTAGATATAATAATGTCACATTATTCCGAAGGTGATTTCGAGTATTCATTAAAAGAACTAGAAAAAATCTGTATAATCCGGATAGATATCGAGTCAATGACTGGAAAAAAATCATAA
- a CDS encoding cupin domain-containing protein, protein MAFKNLNDIEKKEIYPGYKAKFIHTENITLAHWTIEEDSFFPEHMHPHEQVLSMLEGKFELTVGLETKILKPGDVAIIPPNIPHTGKALKKTKAIDIFYPHREDYV, encoded by the coding sequence ATGGCATTTAAAAACTTAAATGACATTGAGAAAAAAGAGATTTATCCTGGGTATAAAGCTAAATTTATTCATACTGAGAACATAACTTTAGCCCATTGGACAATAGAAGAAGACTCATTTTTTCCAGAACATATGCATCCACATGAACAAGTGTTGAGTATGCTTGAGGGAAAGTTTGAGTTAACAGTTGGTCTTGAAACTAAGATATTAAAACCAGGTGACGTAGCGATAATACCTCCCAACATACCCCACACAGGTAAAGCATTAAAAAAAACAAAGGCCATAGACATATTCTACCCCCATAGGGAAGACTATGTTTGA
- the msrA gene encoding peptide-methionine (S)-S-oxide reductase MsrA, translating into MSKIEKATFAAGCFWGVESAFCQIDGVISTQVGYSGGRTENPAYEEVCTDKTGHAESVLIEFNADILSYDKLLELFWNIHDPTTLNRQGPDVGSQYRSIVFYHSEDQKNKALTLKERLEKSGRFNSKIVTEIIPESKFYKAEDYHQKYFHKHGIVRCKSK; encoded by the coding sequence ATGAGTAAAATCGAAAAGGCGACATTTGCAGCTGGATGTTTTTGGGGAGTAGAATCCGCATTCTGTCAGATAGATGGAGTTATATCAACACAAGTAGGTTATTCTGGGGGGCGTACAGAAAATCCCGCCTATGAAGAGGTATGCACGGATAAAACTGGTCATGCAGAATCTGTACTAATTGAATTCAATGCTGATATTTTATCTTATGATAAGTTACTAGAATTATTCTGGAATATACATGACCCAACAACACTCAACAGGCAAGGTCCAGACGTTGGAAGTCAGTATAGGTCAATTGTGTTTTATCACAGCGAGGATCAGAAGAATAAAGCATTGACCCTAAAAGAAAGACTTGAAAAATCAGGTAGATTTAACAGTAAGATAGTTACAGAAATTATTCCTGAAAGTAAATTCTACAAAGCAGAAGATTACCACCAGAAGTACTTCCATAAGCACGGTATAGTAAGGTGCAAATCCAAATAA
- a CDS encoding rubrerythrin family protein, with protein sequence MSKTLENLTKAFIGESMARNRYTIYAKIAYKEGYDQVSELFLLTADNEREHAKWLFRMINDIKKKEGNPTEIKVEAEAPLILSNTIENIKGAIAGEHYEYANMYPEFADTAEKEGFKDVATRLRAIAVAEKHHEGRYKKLIKELQEGTFFKKKEKVVWVCRKCGYINEGTEPPEICPSCNHEKAYFERQCESY encoded by the coding sequence ATGAGCAAAACATTAGAAAATTTGACCAAGGCTTTTATTGGAGAAAGCATGGCAAGAAATAGATATACGATATATGCTAAGATTGCCTATAAAGAAGGATACGATCAAGTATCTGAACTCTTTCTCCTAACAGCCGACAATGAAAGGGAGCATGCCAAATGGCTCTTTAGGATGATTAACGATATTAAAAAGAAGGAAGGAAACCCTACAGAAATAAAGGTTGAAGCAGAAGCTCCTCTAATACTAAGCAATACAATTGAGAACATCAAAGGCGCGATAGCCGGTGAGCACTATGAGTATGCCAACATGTATCCTGAGTTTGCAGACACAGCAGAGAAAGAAGGGTTCAAGGACGTCGCAACAAGACTTAGAGCAATTGCAGTAGCAGAAAAGCATCATGAAGGAAGATACAAGAAACTCATAAAAGAACTACAAGAAGGAACATTTTTCAAAAAGAAAGAAAAAGTTGTATGGGTATGCAGAAAGTGCGGATATATAAACGAAGGTACCGAGCCCCCAGAGATATGCCCTTCCTGCAACCATGAAAAAGCTTACTTTGAAAGACAGTGTGAATCATACTAA